In Periophthalmus magnuspinnatus isolate fPerMag1 chromosome 9, fPerMag1.2.pri, whole genome shotgun sequence, the sequence TCTAAACATTCAATCATTTCACCCTAGATCAAAAATTcttctaacaaaaaaaaaaacagagtttaaaaaaaaaaaaaaaaaaaaaaaatcattcatatttttaaaataattatattttatttcttattagATAAACACAGTGGACCCCCTTGTGCACATTTAGGGGTCATTGGCTGCACAGATGTCAGCTTTCTTCACTGCACTGAACAGCAGTGAAGCAGTGGGTCTGTCAGAGGACATGTTGTCTTATGGAGGCAcaggtctctgtaggacatgCGGTCTTATGGAGGCgcaggtctctgtaggacatgtTGTCTTATGGAGGCgcaggtctctgtaggacatgtTGTCTTATGGAGGCAcaggtctctgtaggacatgtTGTCTTATGGAGGTGCAGGCCCTGACTCTGTTTgaattgtatgtttttaattttctgaAGCTCCACTCACATGTTGAGTGTTTGACTTGATCTTGTTTTAGGACTACTGCCTTTAATTTTTTCACATACTGCCACTTAACCATTGATGTAAAACAACCATAAATACCACAGGTTCTATCCCACCAAAGAAAGTAatatttagaaagaaaaaacaaaacaaaacataaaagtgtTCTGAGTGAGTCAAAAGATGGGTTTGGACAATCCAACAAATAGGTTTAACAATAAAGTTAACCAAATAAACTATATTTCAGACCAGTGCTTTTGAGACATCTTGCTATAACactattaaaaaagaaaaaaaacaaaacaaacacattttaggcACGTTGTTGTACACAGTTCTGGTGCcattataaaaacatatgatTAAGGTGTCAAAGTTTGGGAGATTGAATGCACTTTTCAGTACCATAGCAATAGTTTGACAAATGGAACCAGTCTAGTTTCTtatgatttaattttaatgaaaactgcaaaaatgtaataaaaaaaaaataaaacacatatttgaTAGAATGTTaacttaaatattaaaaaatatatataagtaaaTTAATAGTAAATAACATGAATatattaacatttatatttactgcATCTTCTTCAAAACTATGCCACTGAACTAGAAAGAGATCTCTAGATAACAAGCAGACAGGCCAACACTGCAGGTGTGGCCTTGTTAATGAGTATGAAATCcaataaagcactttataatCACAATCACTGCAAAACATAGGCCTACTGTAACAAAGTTTATGgacagtaaaaaatacagatgtcTTATGAAAGCAAATAGCATTTTTACATTCAAGTATTCAGAGCTATCAAACAAAAAGTGCACAAACACAGGCAGGGCTCATCACTTTGTAACATGATCAGGACTGGATTTCCAGTGTAGAAAAAAAATTCATAACTTCAAGTCTCTGTCAAtgtaaataaaccaaaacaaaattaattgaGATTCTTCACTATACtactataaattataaatacatttatagacTATAACCTATGCTTTTCAAAAGCATCATTTGTGCAAAATTGAATTTGGAATCTAACAAAAGACATCTGGGGTCAGGGCTTTACATATTAGTACTactattgttgttattattattattattattattattattattattattattattagcagagACTAGCTCAGCCCCAAAAAAAGTGTGAGTGTCCTGATTATTTACAAGCTCGCTATGCTGTAACTTGACCCGGAGCTTGGTGTTGGCATCCAGCAAAAACACCCCGGTTGTGATCATGGTTTTACTCCAGTCATGGCTGCAACTCATGGTGTCCTGACTGGACAGCAGAGTCCTGAAGGATTTGTAACTGTTGGAAAATCTTTGCACAGAGATCTCCAGGAACATCTTCAAGTCTTTGTCACACATGGGCTCACTGTCTGTACACCTTTGGCACTTTCCATAGGCTTTGTGAATAAACTCAAAGGTGACCTGCAGATACAGCCTGTACAGGCCTTCAGTGGACACACTCAGGTTCCCATTGGACACAGTCATACTCTGTAGGTGAGCGTTACCTTGTTCCCACTGCCATTCAGGGTAAAGTGCTCGTTTAGTGACTACAAGAGACAACAAATGTAATGTTAACATATAATCAatctattttattaatttaacatACAATGAGAAATCTTATTAGCATTTCACAAATATCATCCTCTGGTTTAAAATAGgcaaacaaaatattgtattattatgataattatagtctgtttatgttttgtttgcagCATACAAAAGCTACGAGACTGTgactcacgctccatcctcttaactgtgtgtttattattatagtgAAATGAAGGAGGTGATGTAATTACGCTGAAGGAGGTGATGTAATTTCAACAAACTCACTTGTTAACAGGGCACTTGGGTATGACACATCACGATCCGATTGCTGTTTTCCGGTTAGAGCTTCTAAAAAAATACCGTAGTTGAAGCATTAAGGCTTATTACAAGGCAAGCACTGGAATAACTAGTAGATAATGACATTCTTAGAGTCCTCTTGTAAGTATACAAAAATTTTACTCACCGGGTGAATTGGGTGGGCTTTCTGgttcctaaaaaaacaaaataaaaatataataataataataataataataataataataataataataataataatagggtaaaaaaacagatataatttTAGAGTTTAATTTTTACTAACACTGCTCACCACAATGCTAAAATAAACTACAGCTTGGAATGTTGCCTgaatattttacataaaaaaaaattaaataaataaaaactgtttgtATCATTGCAAGCCATCCTACTACACATATTATATACATTGCACAACTTTACTGAACATTTGTGTATAAGGCTACTATTACAACCATAGTATGGACTTGTTTGGCTAGTTTCCCTTGTCCATCAAATACGTGTTTAAGTGTTTACTCAACCAGACatgcaaaaacaattatttttaataatagccagatttttttcatgggGTTAGTGCTAGGATAGGGTTAGGTTTAGAAACTTAGGCAGAATTTGGCAGAAGTGGGTTGGGTGATTTCTCCACACTGTCCTGTTAACTTGTATCCTAGTTTTATGCCACAGGACCCTAGTCTGCAGTCTACACAATGAAAACGGGATGAAAATAGGTTTACAGTAAGATTATTATTCCCGTAGAGTTTACTTTACCTTGCTTTGGCCAGATAACGCCGGTGATCCAAACAGAAGCAGTGCCAGTATCCCCAGAACCATGAAGAGCAGCAGGACCATGGACACGGAGATTAAGCGTGCCGCGCGCAGGATCCGCATCTGGAGGCGGATCGAGACCTCGGTCGTTGGCTCCTCAGCGTAGACACAGTTTGGACATCTGTGTGAAAGCATGTCGGTGTCGTATGCATGTCCCAGTATGGCCTCTTCACTTGTGCTTTGCCGCATTTATCCTCTCCACGTCGCCCACGTTTCCAACAATGCTCCTGTAGGCAGGTCTCAGATCATGAAGAGTTTCAATGAGCGCGGCTTCCTGTTTCAGGGTTTGGCCAAACGTGAGTGATCTTGGACAGGATTAGAGCCGCCCACACTTTCTCTCCTGCTTTGTTAAAGTTACTCaataccttttatcttttggtCATGTGCTTTTCTGCAGATTACACATGAGCGAGTGAAAGCTGCAGTGACACAGGTTTGACATAGGAATTAGCAGAGGTGATGAAATCCCTATGACACAAAGCTGAACAGGAGCGTTTGTAAACCTAACATGGGGAAtcaacatttcagttttatgccgCTAAAACTTGAGTAGATCTCCTGAAGATGTAAGACAGGCTTCTACTTTGacactgtttaaatccaggctcaaaacagttctgttcagctgtgcatatgactgattttttatgatttaaagatgattatttgtgatcatttatttttcgatttgttgtattgtgatttgaatatcTTTCTTAAtctctaaagcactttgaattacagtgtgtatgaattgtgctgtacagataaacttgccttgcctttgtaATGCCATGAGATTTCAAGCAACTTGTGAATAACAATGAGGCTCTTCACAAGTTTCTTGCTATAGTTTCACTATAGTAGGGAATTTTTGGCAATCCCAGAGCAGGCTGAACTAGTCTGTCTCATTGAACTCTAATTTTGTTAACGTCAGCTGTCTTTACACTTTCAGATATAGGCCACACATTTttctataattaaaacaaaattttaGCATGTTGTTCAATAAGTCATTGTTTAAACTGGCATTTCTCTTGTACGTTTCCGATTTTGCTGAGCCATTTGAATGATTTGTACATAGGACCTACATAAGGGAAAATATttagataaaatattaaatcttaTCATTCAGACAATCCTGCACCATGGGATAAGTTTGTTTATTAGAATCCCCATTAGTCATTGCCTTGACAGTTTGGTTCATAAGTCACTCATTAAGTCTCTAGAGGAGACTTGTGCCAGAGCCCTAttgtatttacatttcaaaaatcaaacagtaaacaacaaTGCATAGACAATTAAGTATTGTAAATATTGAAAATTGCACCTGAACTCTATTTTTGAgtgaaaaaaatgagaaaaaatattgaaagtatcaccacctcaaaaatcaaacaaaaaaaaacaaaccaaaaaatgcCAACAACAATACcataatattattaaaacaacctaaaaatctattttggatCAAATCACCTCAGTTAATCCTGATTACTCTAACAAAACCAACaatttaataaagtttttttttggctcCTAAATAGCtgtttattttagcttttagGCTTAGATATACTGTAGTATTCACCCAGTGTTGTGCTGGGTTGACTTGGATATGAtttttctgtgtactttttgtTAAAAGCGACAGAAAACATCCAACACTGTTGGATTCTTcatcttcccactcctttttgagcttatataagcattaatttgtgaaatgtgccttAAGTGTACCCAAAAcatgtgcttgaaataaataaaactaaaattatgtattctgtgttttcagtttgttttaggTCTTGTTGTCAATTTTAATTATTGGTTTAGTtaagaaacaaaatattttaggaACTGTCACTCGAAATGACCCAAAAAAAAACTCTCCCTGGGAGGTTTGTTAAGGTAAAGTGGGACACAAAGTTAGGTTAAGTGGGACAAATAAGTTGACCTTAGTCACTTGAGTTCAGACAAGCAAAGGTTTGATGAAAAGGTACTGATGACACAGTGTGAGGCGTTCTCCCGTGACAGTACTGACATAGGCTGTGTCCCTTTGCTACAAATGGAAATCAGACTCAAAGATGATGCACCAGTCTAGAGGGGCTATGCTTCCATGCCAAAGCCCCTTTACATGGAAGTAAAGTAGTATATTCAAGAGCTAATTGTTAAACGATGGAAGTCAAGTCACAGTCACCCTATGCCACCCTTGtcacctgtgtgagaaaaaagGACAGATCTTTAtgtctgtgtatttattattggcTTTTAAATAACAAGATCGTGCCAGACAGACATCCTCTTCCCCAGATCCAAGACCTGACAGACTCCCTTGGTTACCGCTGATTTTGGATCCTGGAGCAGAAAAGCTTCCCATCAGGGCTTCATTGTAGAAGTTTCAAGGTACCTGAAAGCATTTACTACTCCGTGGGGCATCTATACCAATCGAGATACCCTTCGGGCCTTTCGAATGCCCCAACAGCCTTTCAATGGAGCATGGAAGTGATGCTCGACATGCTCCGTGATGTGTGCTGCATCCCTTGCCTTGACAACGTGCTTTGCTTCACCACCACCCAAGCCAATCAGAGGCAGAGAAAACAGGCCCAACAGTCTTCTTGAGCCCCAGTACAATGGAATGACGAACATCCTTGAAcgcttgattgacagcatgtCAATCAAGCGTTCAGGGATCTCTTCAAGGATCTCTTCAAGGATTTCTTGATGATCTCTTGATGTTCCATTCCTTGTATCTATGGCCTCCCCAGAATCCACAAAGAAAGAGTACCCCTCAGACCCACTGTATGTAGCGCTTTATTCTATCACatacaatgtggccaaacatctgaagaccatcctggctcctctAGTTGGCAACATGGAGCAccatatcagaatcagaatcagaagacttttattgccatagtctgtgaacacagttcacaaactaggaacttgattcggtgaaaaagtgcaacataaacacactgaataaatacaaatacaaataagggcatgcacaaagttaaaaaagatatgctagcttaatacttaaagggagaaaatatatccaactacagcatcagaacaacagtgcaaagtggcttattaaagtgaccggcattataaagtgtccagtttagtgcagatattataaagtgttcatgagacaaacagcagaggggacgaaactgttcttatggcgagaggttctgacacagaggagaacaaaaacaaaaaacacacagcgcaccaaatcaccagggcgaccgtacgtggcgccatcttggatcaaCTAGGgagaacacagcagaatttgGGAACAAAACCAAGCATCTGCATTTTGATTCAGATGAGATCATGGTTTCTCTTTTCACTTTTATCCGAAGAGCAGTGGTGGTGAAGGCAGCACTGCTGTGAGAGAGAACT encodes:
- the LOC117376141 gene encoding tumor necrosis factor ligand superfamily member 11-like, coding for MRQSTSEEAILGHAYDTDMLSHRCPNCVYAEEPTTEVSIRLQMRILRAARLISVSMVLLLFMVLGILALLLFGSPALSGQSKEPESPPNSPEALTGKQQSDRDVSYPSALLTITKRALYPEWQWEQGNAHLQSMTVSNGNLSVSTEGLYRLYLQVTFEFIHKAYGKCQRCTDSEPMCDKDLKMFLEISVQRFSNSYKSFRTLLSSQDTMSCSHDWSKTMITTGVFLLDANTKLRVKLQHSELVNNQDTHTFFGAEPTASLLFSAVKKADICAANDP